A stretch of Argiope bruennichi chromosome 10, qqArgBrue1.1, whole genome shotgun sequence DNA encodes these proteins:
- the LOC129989486 gene encoding alpha-tocopherol transfer protein-like isoform X1 — MSKNESDSSCQYTHFDARKPSSSALEEILKEIGETEESRIHGLKEVRKKLKELEGIEACLDEDFLLRFLRVESFDSARALERLKNFYDMQEEMLEMFKHCSIDATVVESMSYFWALPYRPKNNSVLLAVTMGVPDFSKMTFDEKSYLDLIAINSLLMNPLTQMSGISLIFDWSGFHMSSFLAFKPVSVIRLMNHMLKSLPVRIKEIHVVNIHAIFRVVCNFFYFVLPKELRSCVFFHPNDDWKSLHQFIPPEILPEEYGGHLKQSSMINLLEDVKKLEMQFGELFTFGYVKTKNIRQSLKLIK, encoded by the exons ATGAGTAAGAATGAATCAGATTCATCATGTCAATACACACATTTCGATGCAAGGAAGCCAAGTTCGTCAGCTCTTGAGGAGATCCTGAAAGAAATTGGTGAGACTGAAGAGTCCAGAATCCATGGTTTAAAAGAagttagaaagaaattaaaag AACTGGAAGGTATAGAAGCCTGTCTGGATGAAGATTTCCTCCTTCGGTTTTTAAGAGTTGAATCGTTCGATTCTGCGAGAGCTTTGGaacgattaaaaaatttctacgaCATGCAAGAAGAGATGCTAGAAATGTTCAAACACTGCTCCATTGATGCCACTGTAGTCGAAAGTATGTCTTACTTTTGGGCACTACCTTATCGACCGAAAAACAACTCAGTTTTACTTGCTGTCACAATGG GAGTACCTGATTTTTCGAAGATGACATTTGACGagaaatcttatttagatttaataGCAATAAACTCTCTGCTAATGAATCCTCTGACTCAAATGTCCGGAATTAGTTTGATATTTGACTGGTCTGGATTTCACATGAGTTCATTCCTAGCTTTCAAGCCCGTCAGCGTCATACGACTGATGAATCATATGCTG aaATCATTACCAGTGCGCATCAAAGAAATTCATGTCGTCAACATTCACGCAATATTTCGCGTAGTTTGcaactttttctattttgtacTGCCGAAAGAATTAAGAAGTTGT GTATTTTTCCACCCGAATGATGATTGGAAAAGTCTCCACCAATTTATCCCTCCAGAAATTCTTCCTGAAGAATACGGAGGACATTTAAAGCAGTCCAGTATGATAAACCTTCTAGAAGATGTGAAAAAGTTGGAAATGCAATTTGGCGAGTTATTCACATTTGGCTACGTGAAAACGAAAAACATTCGCCAATCtcttaaactaataaaatga
- the LOC129989486 gene encoding alpha-tocopherol transfer protein-like isoform X2 has protein sequence MSKNESDSSCQYTHFDARKPSSSALEEILKEIGETEESRIHGLKEVRKKLKELEGIEACLDEDFLLRFLRVESFDSARALERLKNFYDMQEEMLEMFKHCSIDATVVERVPDFSKMTFDEKSYLDLIAINSLLMNPLTQMSGISLIFDWSGFHMSSFLAFKPVSVIRLMNHMLKSLPVRIKEIHVVNIHAIFRVVCNFFYFVLPKELRSCVFFHPNDDWKSLHQFIPPEILPEEYGGHLKQSSMINLLEDVKKLEMQFGELFTFGYVKTKNIRQSLKLIK, from the exons ATGAGTAAGAATGAATCAGATTCATCATGTCAATACACACATTTCGATGCAAGGAAGCCAAGTTCGTCAGCTCTTGAGGAGATCCTGAAAGAAATTGGTGAGACTGAAGAGTCCAGAATCCATGGTTTAAAAGAagttagaaagaaattaaaag AACTGGAAGGTATAGAAGCCTGTCTGGATGAAGATTTCCTCCTTCGGTTTTTAAGAGTTGAATCGTTCGATTCTGCGAGAGCTTTGGaacgattaaaaaatttctacgaCATGCAAGAAGAGATGCTAGAAATGTTCAAACACTGCTCCATTGATGCCACTGTAGTCGAAA GAGTACCTGATTTTTCGAAGATGACATTTGACGagaaatcttatttagatttaataGCAATAAACTCTCTGCTAATGAATCCTCTGACTCAAATGTCCGGAATTAGTTTGATATTTGACTGGTCTGGATTTCACATGAGTTCATTCCTAGCTTTCAAGCCCGTCAGCGTCATACGACTGATGAATCATATGCTG aaATCATTACCAGTGCGCATCAAAGAAATTCATGTCGTCAACATTCACGCAATATTTCGCGTAGTTTGcaactttttctattttgtacTGCCGAAAGAATTAAGAAGTTGT GTATTTTTCCACCCGAATGATGATTGGAAAAGTCTCCACCAATTTATCCCTCCAGAAATTCTTCCTGAAGAATACGGAGGACATTTAAAGCAGTCCAGTATGATAAACCTTCTAGAAGATGTGAAAAAGTTGGAAATGCAATTTGGCGAGTTATTCACATTTGGCTACGTGAAAACGAAAAACATTCGCCAATCtcttaaactaataaaatga